The DNA segment cccgcaacgaaattaatcaaatagatagggaggagttggaaatattcattattcattcatCACTCGTATTGTCAATTTTGATATAccttatatcatattattaaaagcGGCCGTAGCCTacttggatgtggaacggactgtcaagacgagTGTTCgcgggttcaaaacccaaaggcacacatctgacttttctaataatatgtctgtattctttgtaaattatcgtttgctttaacggtgaaggaaaatatcgtgagggaacctgtatacctgagaagttctctataggaattctaagggtgtgtaaagtctatcaatctgcactaggctaacgtggcggactaaggcctaatccctcttagtagtagatgaggcccgtgtccagcaatgggacagtatataatacagggctgatattattattatgtattatcacTGATATCTAAACAAGTGCAACATGCGCAATCATCCTTTGAATCCCTTAACATGAAAGAAAGTCAGTCCACAATGTCAGCGAGCGAATGATAATACTAGCAATCCGCCTCCTGAGGATCCATCAAGGATTCATGcacaaacatatttaacaaCGTAAGAAAACGTGTCGCGTTCCTAAATTATCCTTATATATACAGTgccaaacaggccggcaaaattgtgtctaccgaggggtaatcgtctctcgtcagtggacacttccacttaccatctggtgcaATGGGATCATATCGCCGTAGCAGtacaaaaataactatattaccCTAGCGTAGAATTATTTGATCAAATATCGATATAggtttacaaacatttgttgCGACAAGCATGTATAATGAGACGCCACATTGACTTAACTCGACGTCGACAAAAACTAGCCGCAAGTTGCGTGATCCGACGATGCTTGCCTCACGGGGCTTTTTCGGACCTCGGGCCCTGAATTCCGACTTAATTGTTCACCATTTACTCTATTAGATGCCTTATTGCTCTAATAGTAGGCTATGAACTGACACGCATCAAATCAAATCGGCGATGTAATTTTACTGAGAGTTTACATGCAATGTTGCAGAATAATGAACGCAAGTCAATACCACACAGAGCTTATTATTTAACATCCTGGGTCTCTACAGTAATACTTACTCTTAAGCGAGTGAATTtgaaaacaggccggcataattgtgtcgaatagCGAGCAATAGATATCACTCGTCAGTCTTGATACTCAATTTGAACCCTACTCCCCTCACTATCAAGTATAGTGGAATCACTTTGccttgttctttttttaaaaaagaaacattcttTTTATAAGAAGAATACTTATTCTGCTTCTATTGAGGCCTGATTTTATAGAAATGAAAGTTACGTAACATCAAATTTCAcaatttacgcgaatgttagacattgaaattaaactaattttcggattctatcgcggttagtattaaACTTCAAGACAGCTCTGCGCAGATCCGACCACcaacagcaatttttttttaaaaagttgtataattgtaaaatgtaggtagatattgtaactttgactttgcggatgaacaacacctcagtccccccgtgaccatgaaggctgcaaagtcttcgaaacgtcgggagagaaataaaatactaaccgcgatagaatccgaaaattagtttaatttcaatatcaaatttcACTTTTTCAACCTCTCTcgtatacaataaaacaaatatttattccggattTCTTTTCACGCAGGCAGGGACGCAggtaaatgttaattataaataatagtctGCCCACTGAATAGTACATTAATGATTTAATGTCTGTTTTCCATTACATTAATGCATATAGATGTGTCGGCAATGCATAGGCTTTGCGACCACCGCGTTGAGACGTGGTTAGAATCTTTAATAAAAAGTGACTGCGATTAGTAGTTGGTCATTCAAGAACAGATAAGTAATGGGCAGGTATTTGGATATCTTTAGTGGGTAGACTGGTATCGGcaacgtttttaaatttataaatgcatctGCTGTTCTCCAAATATTATATCGATATTCATTAtccaaaaataagtaatttgaatCGCAAATAACTATTggtgttacattttttcaagGCATGGTGTGACACCTTAGAATGTTTTCTATGTAAGTTTATCGTTATTATTGGAGCTAGTTATATAACACCTTTTATCCATCTTTAATcgataaaagtaatatttagcGTCATCACTCAATTCACGattgtgaatataaaatttatttcgtgTAGCCATTTACACTTATTGATTTTAGTGAAATATATCTGGGGTTTCGAGCAAAGGTTGAAGGTAGGATCAGACAAGGCTGTTACGATAATAGACCTACTttcaatagtttaatttatgcGGACTATCCTAGACATTTCGGTTCAtgactatttatttacattaaagcGATATAGTCAATAAATGAGTTGGACTCTTCACGAAATGGGTGAGTCATGAGAGCAATTATCTCGCATGTTCTattgatatttttgattttgatacatttatgattaaattaaaattgtaaaagatgTGTATCAGCCCGCAGTCTGGAGTTGGTGCtcgatattgcgataggctcgccccctattacatcataggccggaacacacttagcgaagagtggttgccctggttgcgcctctgcatacccgttcagggataaatgcgtgatgtgtgtttttttggTGGTTTATAAAAGGTATGATAATATCAGCTGAAATATTACTAGTAGTACGATGTTGTATCTAAAGCGGTCTGTTTTGATGGTTTGATATAAGCTACTAAACTGAAAGTTGGTTCCATTTTCTATCGTATGATTCTTTATTTATAGCTCgattcacataaaatataaactcatAGCAACaaaaatgacaatataataaaatttatattaaattacaaatattatgttctgcAACAAATCAATCAGTCATGTTATTACACGAGCTTTTTTAAAGTTGATAGCACCCTTTAGTAACTTACCTTAGTCCAAAATATAAAGCCAAGTCCAAATAAAGCCAGCTGGCTTGCCTCATATACAACCATAGCTAtggttgtatatttattgtaggtTTTATAGATAAAGTGATCGAAGGCAGGTGTCGTAAAGTAATTGAAATGCGAGTCACTAACTCACTCGCACGTGCTAGTGGCTCACTACTGCGGTATGCTCAGTATGTTCTATCTTATCATAAATGTGCGAGTTCAGCTTCTACAACTGTAcgttctatatttttttgagatTATAGGTGAGGTTTTATTTTTGGCTCAGGGTAGTGCAAATATTTAAGTGaatattagttttgtattatGTGAGTTATgtacacagggtcattttgacatctgCTGTTaccaaatgaaaccacatacttatctacttggagataacattttacaatgagttacttgagccgtagatgaaaaataaaaaagtgtaagtttcgaacaaaataaatattaataaaaagtcattttaattttacgcccCTTAAAGCCACTACTGCTACTCTAAgtgaattcgttgcagcggctaCTTCAtcttttcagtcagaaatacatccaCGCACacgtaatattcatattaaactataaaattatcaaaaaatcagaaaactaaaaccaggagttttggtgaaaatattcgttattaatggacgGTTTTAGGGATAATGTCAGGAAAGGTGAAGACgaaatatatggtttcatttaataacgcaatgtcaaaatgaccctgtatttgcGGCTATTTTCTAACGGCATGTTTAATGTTCGAATAATCCTTTCTTGCTTTTGTACGATCAATCAAttgataatcaattataatatttttagattcatataaaaaataaaagccaGTGTGTTTGCTTTAAGTCGTATATTCGTTGAGTCATCTCGTATTTACAATCCTTAAAActaatcatacatttttttatacatttttcattaactTCCTTACATCACTACTACTGTCCATTTGTATTGCTGTATACAAGAACTTAACAACTATTATTAACACGAAGAAAGATGAAATTTTAGAATAAGTTTTGAGATCACAAATGAAATGTGAAGATCTATACAAACGTTTTGACAAGGAACAGAGCAGAAACAGGCGGGATCGATCGAGGCGAGCTGATGACGAGAGAGGGGGCGGGCGGGGGCGGGGGGACGATGGGGAACAAAGATggcaataaataatgaatttgaaACGAGACACCACGGTGACAAGGTCGCGCGACTGCACGCATGGCCAACTTTACCAACGCCGGGAAATAGTTTAGATCGCGTCCGAAAGTATTAATTTATCACATAATTTGGCAGTCATCATCACGCGCTCCAAGGTCGCGAGTGGTCGTCTAGTACTGGTAGCCGGTCTGGGCGTTGAAGTTGCCGGAGCCGGAGCCGCGGCCGCCGGCGTTGGGGGCGAGGTACTGGCGCGAGGCGGCTCCACCGAATCCACCGGATCCACGGCCTCCGAAACCACCGGCGCCAGCGCCGAAACCGCCGGCGCCTCCAGCTCCACCAGCACCACCGGCGCCGAAGCCTCCAGCGCCTCCAGCGCGACCAGCACCGCCGGTGCCGAAGCCTCCAGCGCCTCCAGCGCGGCCAGCACCTCCAGCACCGAAGCCTCCGGCACCACCAGCGCCTCCAGAGTATCCTCCAGCACCGGAGTAgccgccagcgccgccagcACCGGCACCTTCACCGCGGTAAGTACCTGCAAAGATCAAAGGTGCAttgttataattgaaaaaagaacTTGAGAGTTTCATTGCTTTCGTATCGTCAGACAGACGAAAGACATCCTCACCAATGCAATCACAATGTTAATAGTAGTATTGTACCTGCGTTATTAGGCCCCATTTTACAATTCGAAATGCAGGCGAGGATGCTGTATATAAATCACTGCGGTTACTTTACTATCGTAATAATATAGATgtacaatacattttttgttgtaataaatcaaaagattgaaacataatttcagacaaagtaaatataaatgtatgtaatgtaaaGATGTAAAACAATCAGTCGCGCCATTGTTCGATTGTGCAACAGACAGACTTAACATACGCAATGTTACATATTTGTGTGTTATTATTTTCGAATTGGGCTGCGAGGTCGCGAGAGTGGCGTTTTGGATTCACTCTcgttgaatattttatagtatatatcaaaaaagtatgttttcaaataaaaattcgaAAACTTCAATAAGATATTGGAAATTGAAACTTGTAATGACGGCACTTGGATACAGTAATAATCTACACTTTGAGGGTATATAGTTGAATCGGTGGTTGCCTCTAagacaatttatacataatatatatccttctatttatttcacattttaaaatttactaatatgaCGTACcgctataaaaaaaagaaaacattaccaTTAGCTATTAAGTTAAGTAGAAAATATAgtgaaaatgaatttaatagATGAATTATTGTCACTGTTCCGCTTCCTTCGGCGGCACAGTACGCATCGGAGTCACAAGGCTACTCGTTAACCTACCGGCCACATCCGCTCTCATATGAAAGGAACTTCCAACCTCTATTCACAGTAACCATAATTATAGACTGTTGAGAGATAAAATAAATGGCACAAAGTTAGAATAACTCCTATATTAAGCTATAAGAAGGTTTTTGAGCTGGAACATTGCCAGTGTGACAAGTATGACTTTAATACAATCGAACTCGTAagctaaagttaaaaataaatataatttgcaatgttttttttatatgtatttttcaaaGGAACTCCTCCACCTGATGTTGAGTGGAGTAGGCTCCAGATAGTGACTGACCAGAGATAATTCGACATAATTGTCGCCTTGTTTTAATCTAGGtacacaaactgatcccggaacacaatAGCCGAGGTCTAAAGTGGTGTAGCGATACAAAATGTTCTAGTACCAAAGTTTATCTACATATAATAGTGACTAATTTAATACCGTTTCGAGCGAGTCAAAGTTCATAGTGAGTTGTTATTCGGAGCGCATAATTACACATCCTGCTAACGATGATCGATGAGAATTCTACTATCACgaagaacattatttattttaatatttttgaaagggTCGATGACTTTGCGAATCTAGTTAGAAAGGATTAGATTGGTAATAGGATTACATGACTTAGAAGGGGCCACCTGTCATCTACTCTAGCAAATAAAGTCCTATTTTACGgaaaatgaaaaaatgtaaGCAAATATCTACAATACCTTGTAGCATCTTAGCCTGAACTAGGTTCGTCGAAAAAGAAGATGTTCTTAGTTAAGTTTTGTTGTTTGCTTCCCGAAATGTACATACTTACATAGAATTACGCCTTTATCTCATAGCGTAGGTATAGagtatggattgccactttgcacgattctggcatacttatCTAAATGTACATTAAGATAAAATTGtatcgtattatttttttccagtcAAATATTATGCaggaatcaaacccgagactATTCACGACCGGCTCATCATGCGCTACACCATGAATATATTTACCTCTTTTCTGTTACTCAACAACAATACGCATGAGAGCACTTTCCTAAATGCAAGCTTAGCGTAACACGTAACTAGCTGCCGACGTCTATCAACAGCCGACGTGTAGTGACGGATCGGGAGTGATTCCGGGTCTACAGCTTAGCTTTATGCCAAATACTAGGGAGAGTATACGTCTAGTATTAAATGGTAATTAGGGGCTCTCTTGACGTGTACTAAATACTACACCATTGTCCTTTCTTTTAGGGCTGTAGCCTAATCTTGTGTTTTTATGGACGATGATCACATAGTATCAGCAAATTTGCTAGTTTACTAGCCTAAGCAAAAAAATACTATCTAATCAAGAACTATGAATTGCAAAGCTCtagttaaaattgaaaatagacCTTGACGCTGACGAAGATGAATTATTTTTCAAGATTTTCAAAGTCTATGAATGTTACTAGACTTAGATTTCAACCCAATTCCATTCGTGCACAAACCGCCTTAAATGTCTATGTAATTATCTTTAGAGTGTTTTGTTCTTGTTCCCATAAGAAATTACAAAACGTGAGAAAATGATCCCGCGCTCCGATTTACGACTCTACTGCGTACAGAATTAGGTAACTTATTGAAATTAGACTGCATTATGAAACTGAAATGCTTTGGAGTTAAGTCTTAATTGTTTTTATCTAGGTTTTACTCGTGTTCTGACTCAGTTAGGACTCTACCTATATTTGTATcccttaatattttacattctaatactatttaataacaGTAAGCGCATCATCTCGTAGTCATCATTAACTAATATAATCATAAGGAAAACCTTTTTTacgaacaaattacaatacattataaCAAAAGCTCCCATCTGCAGTAAAAAGGGCGTAGGTACAACTGCTGCAACCGAGTGTAACTTATTTAAGCCCTATAGTCGAATATAGAAAAGTACACCATTCTAACCTAACCCCGAAAAATTGACatcatttttttcatatcaATGAAAGCCTTATAGTAATAACTTGTCCTTAATCCCCATACAGACGCAATAACTCTACAACTCGACATGTTTTACAAATCTACGCAAATGACATGACCCTTGACTCCCTATTAGATCAACATTGCACCAAGCACCATTTATAAATCCACTTTCGTTCGTAAATTTTAGGGGCACGATGTACATTGCTTGCGAAACTAGTCATTACCAAGATAGAGTCTGCATCGAGCGCGCAGTAGTCATTAGAAACTACAAAGTTCCCGTGCGTTCATTAAGAACATTAGAGACGGTACGATGGTGCAACGTAATGCTCCTAATTCGCTATTTGTAATGGCGGAaggtaaaaactaaattaatatgttgaagtaaattatttgttaacaaTCTGTTAGCtaccaaaatatttcataacaagATATCTATAGAACttataataacttatataacACATATAGGCTGATGGAGTAATTGCCTAAGAGATAGGTagacgtacaaaaaaaaatatttcttgttatgATTTTCATCCCGTAATGCACTCGAGGCAAGCCTCCTTCTATATACCAAATTAAATCCCGGAAAATGccttgatataaaaaaaatattccatgcTTCTAAGGCCTCTTTCACTCTTTaagaaaacctaaatatcagATCAGAAAAGTGgaattatagtataattataaaattacttcagTCTTACCACCATAAAAGCTCTCGAGGCTTTATAAAAGCCCTTCAAACAAATATGCAGTAAAACAAACAATAGTGTAAGACATTTAGAGGTGACCTTTACATCGATACTCGTCTCACCACGCCTTAACAGTCACGGCACGACATCACGTAAAGCTCTACTTGTAATGAAAGCTAACTGTATTCAATATATTCAATTAGATAGATTATATAAATACGGCagaattaataatgaattttaaattcattgtttAGAACGTCTATATGCACGGTGCATGTGCATTGTCCATTCGGGTAATGAGggcaaacaatataatataaggaCGAAACAAAAACCTTTAGTCTATATAATTGCCTTGTAGGTAATTTATACAGCAAAGTTATCAAAACTAATAAACTGAAGAAAATGTGTAGTGAGTGTGTAGTTTTCTAACTTCAAGCAGTAATTTCAGGCCAAACACAAAGTTGGTCATGAAAACtacatttctaaaatattgAGCATGTTTTGAACGATAAGATGGAATGATCAGCAATGTTTGAAATGTGAACATACCTGAGAATACattaaactacatttttaaaaatattgagcaTGTTTTGAACAATAAGATGAAGGGATCAGCAATGTTTGAAATGTGAACATACCTGATAATACATTAAACTGAAACTATAACAACCGGGTACTCAATAGTTCCCATCCCAAGCCGCGCGCAGCCCGGTTGGTGTGTGATGGGCGCATGCAGCCGACATTACCACATTTAAGTCGTTTGCATCAGTTTCTATGCATTAAATTCCCAAGTGTTTCGCAAACTAACGAAGATATGCCTCATTTAAATGCCCCAATACGTTCGAAACGTGAACTGCCGACCCAGTTATTTAAATCTTTACGCTTGCTGTCTCGAGCGCATCGGCTCGTCTCTGATGCGGCTAGTTTTTATCTCGTCCCGTAAATGGCATCATGTTAGCTGCAATCCGCGAGGTTGCGGTCATTAGTAAGTAAATTGTGATGCCTGTCAAAACATTTATCGTTAGTCggctattatttaattatcgaaTTATATCCAAACCGAGCAATAGAATTCTGAATTATCTTGTCTCTACTGCTCagataattcatatttcaaacgCAGTGGTGCGTCAGTGCAGATTCGTGAACAAATTGCGTTTCCATTTATCATAGGATCCATTTTGACGTGTGTATTTGCCGGTGAGAATCAATTAGCCGATTGACCTGTGCTCTAGAGCGAGCCTAGGATGCTTGCGTTTCGCGGTAGTGTGTAGTTTCCCGGTACGGTCACGACGCTTGATGCAACAGCTGATCTCACGTCATTTTGTAACGCATCAGATACTGGGCCGCGTTTATTATTAGAGCAATATTACTCTATTAAGGTCAAATGTCAAGTGAGAAAAAGTGATGAGATATCAATAATAAGATGATTACTCGTTTAGTTAAAGGTGTTTCGTGCCAGTACTTAAGTAGTTAATTGGCATCTTTAAGCTGACTGATGGTGGGTGGAAGCTTTATTGCATATAATTGCTAGGATTTTGACAAAATGTTACACAGTTATTATTCAGTTACGCAAATGTTTCCTAATTTTCGGTGTATCCGTTGTAATAATCGTAGACGCGTCCCACTTTCAAGTGGAATTATACCTACTCATCAGATCAATAAGTGCGGCAAATAGTCGAGGCAAGGTTAAGTTGTGGTTAACGTATTAAGAATCCTGCAAAGCTCacaagaaataaattgtatgttttttcaaTTCTAGTGTAACATTAAATCCACATTTAAATCTGATAATTTTTACGAACAATGGTTTTTTGTCTGACAAAGCACTCATTCTGAACCACTGGCGATTAAGGTTCATTAGGACTTGATGCTTATAAAGATGTTTTAGTTTCTTGCGTGCAGaaatatactttaatgaaaTTAGTTTTGTGCAAAAATTACCGCGATTGGTTTACTAATGGGTTTTAATTTACTCCGAATGTCGTCATATACCAgttctaataaaattaagagCAAAACTATGGACTAACttctctattataataatattatgattttagaacgtaataacaagtaataaaaaatcactCACCATCGTCAACAATACCGGCAGCTTCGTCGCGAGCGTTCTGTTCCAAAGACTTGAGGATCTCCTCAGGGATCGGGGGCGGGGTGGGGAGGTGAGCGCCTTGGGGCACGAACCCGTTCTCGTCAGCAGTGTAGGTGATGCTGTAGTCTTGGCCGTCGTCGCCCTTGTACGCGAAGCTGCCCTGCGACTGCACGCCGTTGGTGGCCACTCCCTGAGCGTCAGCGCGGATGCCGTTGGAGGTCTCGAAGTCGTACGCGAACCCTTCGGCTGTCACCTCATTGTTCAGTCTGAGGATTTGCGCGTTGGCGTCAGCGGAGGCGGCGCCACCTCGGCCGCTGTATTGTCCGCTAGCACCACCGCTGTAGCCGCCGGCTCCGCCAGCGCCGCTGTATCCTCCAGCCTGGCCGCCGAAGCCAGATCCCGCGCCTCCATGGCCAAAAGCGCCTCCGGCACCACCGCCAAAGCCTGATCCCGCGCCGCCAAAACCTGATCCGGCACCTCCGAAACCGGAGCCAGCGCCTCCGAAGCCGCTGCCGCCCCCTTTAGGTCCGGCTCCTCCGAAGCCAGGCCCGAAGCCCGCGCCTGCGTTGCCTCTGGGCGGCAGGTACTTGTTGTCGAGGCGATCTGCCAAGCAGACACCGAGGACAGCGGCTAAGACGAACTGTGGGcgaaatgtatattaattaatatatacacAATTAACCAGCTCGTAAAAGAGGAGACACAAGAAATCCTAATCACATAGAATTTTGGTATTGGAAATTTGGTTCCCTTACGACGCAGCGTAGCGCAAAGAATTAAACTGAATCTTGTCCCTATCTTCCCTTTAATTCTAAACATGTTTTATACGCTCTTCTTTACATtgtaacagtaaaaaataaGCATAAACAAGACATAAATGGAGTGCAGTGGATCTTGAATTATTGCATAAATTAATACTCCTTAAGGATAATTATAAACTTGACCTAGAAATTGACATAATGAAAACATACTACATTATGCTTAGAAACGGTATTAGTAGTTTTTTATGCCTGatcatttacataattatttttatttttactaggaGCAATACAAACAGTTTCGTAGCTCCGCGGGTGTAGAGCCGGCTACACGAGAAACCGTGGGTTTGATTcccaattataaatatgtttggaATCAACAATTAATACTTTCGACTCTTTGTTATGCGACTAACTGACGTTTTTCACATGCGCGATAGtcagtaacatattttaaaagtctAAACCATGCTAGGTGCAATATTTAGGTTACAAACATGAAAATTATTAGAAATGCTTATATTCTTGATTTTATAGCAGTACTAACTTTACACAACCATTTCATTATATTCTTGttcaaatgtttttacattaatCTTATATCTCTGAAATTTTCCCGCGACTACGTTTTGCCTTCGTTTTTACACAACTGAAAAACAAGACAAAGTGTTTTCTCACCGCAAAGTACACACCGAGCTTATTAGTAACACTAGCCTGAACTATGAACAAGAACTGCATTCGTCACCCTAAGTATAGATAAGCCTCATAAGTGGTGCTTATTAGCGAGAGTGATAAACAAGTCCCAAATGAATCCTAAGATCTATGACCCAAGCGGTATGGTATGTCATCACGCTAAGGTGTCTTCTGGTTTGCCCATCAGACCTATAGTTGGTGCGACCCACATTTTTTCTCAAGTGAATGGGCAATTGAATTTCAAATGAAGGATGGTCTGTTAATTGCTGGGACGATACTAGACGAAACTAAAATGTACATCGAAATGCGACCGATACTATTTCGCAATTTATACGCGTTTGATGGGATTGGTTTTATAGACCTTCAAGAttcttaacatatttattaattatatgtattgtatttaattgtcATACAAACGGATTTAACAGGGTCTTTCGTCCACCACGGTTACTAGTTCAGATCGACCTCACATACCTTTTTATGATTATGAAGTTTGGCACGTGGCGTATGCAAAATTCTTTACGTTTTTGGGTCAAGTTGATGGTATATCAATATTTGGATGTATCTTAGAACCAAACTTGAGACTATTGTCTTCGCAGTTCGTCCACCCTCGCAAAGCTACAGCTCTTGCCTTATAgagcttttttatataattcgcGACCGCTATCACACCCACCCCTATTATAGTACCTGATCTTAGTTCTTAGCTTACTTTAACCCCATTAAACTATTCTtcaattttttaataagacaGATAACGCACCCCTATCAGTCAAAGCTCGAATTTACCAACTAAGCTCGAGAAACCCACCCCTGTTCCACCCCCTTATAAACAATGAAACGGCACTCACCAGTTTCATGTTAGTGGTTCGGATGCTGTGTGCCTCTCGCAAGTCTGCGATGAACTGTGATGAGCTAAGACGCGCCGGTGGTTATATATGCGGGGCTGGCTAGAGCGCGCGGCTGAAACCGTATCACGGCCACGGCTCGCGGGCGCGCGCACTCTTCCTGAGAATGTTTTGTGCATTTTAATTTCGACATCCGGATTGTTTTGGATTTAGGGTTAGGTTGGGAAGAGTTCCTGAGAATGTTTGTGCATTTCAATTTCGGTTCGATTGTTTCGGGTTAACGTTAGATGGATCTTAGCTTTAGATCGTCTTGAATACTTAGCCTTGGAAGATGGAAAGTGACCTTACGGAAATGGATGAGGTCATGCTCTGGTATTGCAAATAATTGGatgatacatataatatatattaaacacaCAGAGATTTGCTAAGGATTTGGTATTTTGTGTAAGTTTGTTAGCTAATCGTATTGTACATTCTGAAAATGGAAATATTATCACGCCTGTAGCCCTAAGGGTGGAAGCAGTAATGTAATAAGAGCAACTACTGTTGCCGAGTTTAGTTCTTTGTCAAGGTAAAGGATGATGCATTGCGCACCTATCGATACACTgcgcacaaattccaatccAAAACGTACATAAATCAAGAAATCTTATGTATccttctcattttttttttaatttcccagTGGTTTTAAAAGTCTGATGATAATGTTATTAGACTATGACGCAATAGAACTTTATACATTTCGGAACTCATAATTGGGATAGaagtaaacttttatattaggTACACATAAGCGCTTAATTCTCTGAAAATTAGGCAATAGCTGAGTTCGGCTTTGGAAGTGCATTCACATTTCACTGTGAGCTTATGCCTATATAGGGCACAACTACGAATTCCATAGAACTTGTATGcatatttttcgaataaaactTTAAGTTCCTAACCTGCGAATCAAATACAAAGCTTCAGGGTTGAAATTTCAAGCAACCATTAAACCATTGAGGCTACATCCTTAACATAACATTTCATAAGTGCTTTTAACCGTTTTTTAGAAACACAATTATGTGTACCAAGAATTATTTATGCGCAGGAAAAGGATTTTTCGGATAGCTCATGTTTTTCATTAGCTTCTagaatagttatttatattgcc comes from the Manduca sexta isolate Smith_Timp_Sample1 chromosome 16, JHU_Msex_v1.0, whole genome shotgun sequence genome and includes:
- the LOC115447243 gene encoding pupal cuticle protein 36, giving the protein MKLFVLAAVLGVCLADRLDNKYLPPRGNAGAGFGPGFGGAGPKGGGSGFGGAGSGFGGAGSGFGGAGSGFGGGAGGAFGHGGAGSGFGGQAGGYSGAGGAGGYSGGASGQYSGRGGAASADANAQILRLNNEVTAEGFAYDFETSNGIRADAQGVATNGVQSQGSFAYKGDDGQDYSITYTADENGFVPQGAHLPTPPPIPEEILKSLEQNARDEAAGIVDDGTYRGEGAGAGGAGGYSGAGGYSGGAGGAGGFGAGGAGRAGGAGGFGTGGAGRAGGAGGFGAGGAGGAGGAGGFGAGAGGFGGRGSGGFGGAASRQYLAPNAGGRGSGSGNFNAQTGYQY